A stretch of Usitatibacter palustris DNA encodes these proteins:
- a CDS encoding ABC transporter permease — MLAYAIRRFGQSLLVLVLMSFLVFLGVFAIGDPVELLINPEADAVERARATAALGLDKPILQQYGTFLSNAASGDLGRSFVFNVPAINLILDKLPATIELALAAMVIAITLGIPLGLIAGLKPHSFVGRAIMAGSIVGFSLPTFWVGLVLIMLFSVQLGWLPSNGRGETVLLFGIPVSFLTWDGLVHLAMPALNLALFKLSLLIRLTRASTREAVLQDYVKFARAKGLGPGRVIGVHVLKNILIPIVTVIGLELGSVIAFAIVTESIFAWPGTGKLLIDSINLLDRPVVVAYLMVIVTLFIAINFVVDVAYSLLDPRVRLGSSANAH, encoded by the coding sequence ATGCTTGCCTACGCCATCCGCCGATTCGGCCAGAGCCTCCTGGTCCTCGTGCTGATGTCGTTCCTGGTCTTCCTCGGCGTCTTCGCGATCGGAGACCCGGTGGAGCTGCTGATCAATCCCGAGGCCGACGCGGTCGAGCGCGCTCGCGCCACCGCGGCACTCGGTCTCGACAAGCCGATCCTCCAGCAGTACGGAACATTCCTCTCGAACGCGGCCTCCGGCGACCTGGGCCGGTCATTCGTCTTCAACGTACCGGCGATCAACCTCATCCTCGACAAACTGCCCGCTACCATCGAACTCGCGCTCGCAGCCATGGTGATTGCCATCACTCTCGGTATTCCGCTGGGGTTGATCGCAGGATTGAAGCCGCACTCGTTCGTCGGGCGCGCGATCATGGCCGGATCCATCGTGGGTTTCAGCCTGCCGACATTCTGGGTGGGCCTCGTGCTCATCATGTTGTTCTCGGTGCAGCTGGGGTGGCTGCCTTCGAACGGCCGAGGCGAGACGGTGCTGCTGTTCGGCATTCCGGTGAGCTTCCTCACCTGGGACGGGCTGGTTCACCTTGCGATGCCCGCGCTCAATCTCGCGCTCTTCAAGCTTTCGCTGCTCATCCGCCTCACGCGGGCGAGCACGCGCGAAGCCGTGCTGCAGGACTACGTGAAGTTCGCGCGCGCCAAGGGCCTCGGACCGGGCCGCGTGATCGGCGTGCACGTACTGAAGAACATCCTGATCCCGATCGTGACCGTGATCGGCCTCGAGCTCGGTTCCGTGATCGCGTTCGCGATCGTCACCGAATCGATCTTCGCGTGGCCGGGCACCGGCAAGCTGCTCATCGACTCGATCAACCTGCTCGACCGGCCCGTCGTCGTCGCGTACCTCATGGTGATCGTCACGCTCTTCATCGCGATCAACTTCGTGGTCGACGTCGCCTATTCGCTGCTCGATCCGCGCGTGCGCCTGGGTTCGTCGGCGAACGCGCACTGA
- a CDS encoding ABC transporter substrate-binding protein, giving the protein MLPITRIALAALFFAFLPHAHAAKEREVSIGLQAAVSSIDPHYHNLSPNNSMLLHIYEGLTKRDANQKVVPGLATSWKAIDDLTWEIKLRKNVKFHDGSPFTADDVVFTLKRVPNVPNSPSSFATFTRPIVDVKVVDPHTLIFKTATPHVLLPSDLASVYIISKLNGEKAETSDYNSGKAAIGTGPYKLVEYIPNQRIVLKANYGYWGGEEPWDKVTFKVLSNSAARVAALLSGDVQMIESVPTADIAKLSKDPKLSLTDKVSNRVIYVHLNQSTEKAPPFVTAKDGKPLEKNPFRDARVRKALSMAINRDAIADRVMEKKGVPAAQLLPDIFYGTSRKLKVAKFDPEGAKKLLAEAGYPNGFALTIHGPNNRYINDDKIAQAIAQYYTRIGIDTKVETMLATAYFPRATKLEFGYMVLGWGTESGEQGSALRSLLATHDPAKGMGMNNRGRYSNPELDKALNDALVTMDDKKREGLIQHAAEVAMNDTGLIPIHYEVSTWASAKGFRYIPRTDQYTLASELKPIK; this is encoded by the coding sequence ATGCTGCCGATCACCCGGATCGCGCTCGCCGCGCTTTTTTTCGCTTTCCTGCCCCACGCCCATGCGGCGAAGGAACGCGAAGTCTCCATCGGCCTTCAGGCCGCCGTGAGTTCGATCGATCCGCACTACCACAACCTTTCGCCGAACAACTCGATGCTCCTGCACATCTACGAGGGGCTCACCAAGCGCGATGCGAACCAGAAGGTCGTGCCCGGCCTCGCGACTTCGTGGAAGGCGATCGATGATCTCACCTGGGAGATCAAGCTTCGCAAGAACGTGAAATTCCACGACGGATCGCCGTTCACCGCCGACGATGTCGTCTTCACGCTCAAGCGCGTTCCCAACGTTCCCAACAGCCCGTCGTCGTTCGCCACCTTCACGCGGCCCATCGTCGACGTGAAGGTCGTCGATCCGCACACGCTCATCTTCAAGACGGCCACGCCGCACGTCCTGCTCCCGAGCGACCTCGCCTCGGTGTACATCATCTCGAAGCTCAACGGCGAGAAGGCCGAGACCTCCGACTACAACTCGGGCAAGGCGGCGATCGGGACCGGTCCGTACAAGCTCGTCGAGTACATTCCCAACCAGCGCATCGTGCTCAAGGCGAACTACGGCTACTGGGGCGGCGAGGAGCCGTGGGACAAGGTGACCTTCAAGGTCCTCAGCAACTCCGCCGCGCGCGTCGCCGCTCTCCTGTCGGGTGACGTGCAGATGATCGAGAGCGTGCCCACGGCCGACATCGCGAAGCTTTCCAAGGACCCGAAGCTCTCGCTTACCGACAAGGTCTCCAATCGCGTGATCTACGTGCACCTGAACCAGAGCACGGAGAAGGCGCCGCCCTTCGTCACCGCCAAGGACGGCAAGCCCCTCGAGAAGAATCCCTTCCGCGATGCGCGCGTCCGCAAGGCGCTCTCGATGGCGATCAATCGCGATGCGATCGCCGATCGCGTCATGGAGAAGAAGGGCGTTCCGGCCGCGCAGCTGCTGCCCGACATCTTCTATGGCACGAGCCGGAAGCTGAAGGTCGCGAAGTTCGATCCCGAAGGCGCGAAGAAGCTGCTCGCCGAAGCGGGCTACCCGAACGGGTTCGCGCTCACGATCCACGGCCCCAACAATCGCTACATCAACGACGACAAGATCGCCCAGGCGATCGCGCAGTACTACACGCGCATCGGGATCGACACCAAGGTCGAGACGATGCTCGCCACCGCGTATTTCCCGCGCGCGACGAAGCTCGAGTTCGGCTACATGGTGCTCGGCTGGGGAACGGAATCGGGTGAGCAGGGTTCGGCACTTCGCTCGCTGCTCGCCACGCACGATCCGGCCAAGGGCATGGGCATGAACAACCGCGGCCGCTATTCGAACCCCGAGCTCGACAAGGCGCTCAACGACGCGCTCGTCACGATGGACGACAAGAAGCGCGAGGGGCTCATCCAGCACGCGGCGGAAGTGGCCATGAACGACACCGGCCTCATTCCGATCCACTACGAGGTGAGCACCTGGGCGAGCGCGAAGGGCTTCCGGTACATCCCGCGCACCGACCAGTACACGCTCGCCTCCGAGCTCAAGCCCATCAAGTAG
- a CDS encoding tetratricopeptide repeat protein — MTLIQRFETLLAEGKDNALLRFGLGGEYLKAGDAARAAEHLRQATRQDPGYSAAWKLLGKALAEHGDVEAAKVAYRDGIAAAETKGDKQAVKEMTVFLRRLEKA; from the coding sequence ATGACCTTGATCCAGCGATTCGAAACCCTGCTTGCCGAAGGCAAGGACAACGCCTTGCTGCGCTTCGGTTTGGGCGGCGAATACCTGAAGGCCGGGGACGCGGCCAGGGCCGCCGAACACCTGCGCCAGGCTACGCGCCAGGACCCGGGCTATTCGGCCGCCTGGAAGCTGCTCGGCAAGGCGCTTGCGGAGCACGGGGATGTCGAAGCCGCGAAGGTCGCGTATCGCGACGGAATTGCCGCAGCTGAAACGAAGGGCGACAAGCAGGCGGTGAAGGAGATGACCGTCTTCCTTCGCCGCCTCGAGAAAGCCTAG
- the aroB gene encoding 3-dehydroquinate synthase has protein sequence MKPTTLQVELGDRGYPIHIGAGLLTQSALYAPHLTGRIALVTNDVVAPLYADRLLASLGPAGSDAIRVILPDGEARKDWSSLERIYAALLAESADRKTVVIALGGGVVGDVAGFAAATYQRGIACIQVPTTLLAQVDSSVGGKTAINHPLGKNMIGAFHQPRVVIADTATLATLPPREFAAGLAEVAKHGAIRDLEFLAWIEANVAALVARDPVALEHAIRRSCEIKAAIVAQDERETGVRALLNFGHTFGHAIESALGHGTWLHGEAVAAGMVLAARLSARIGRIAEADVQRLEHLLAALGLPVKAPAITPERWMEFMGRDKKNQGGRITFVLLDALGRASVVRDAPDSALREVLAAA, from the coding sequence GTGAAGCCCACCACGCTGCAGGTCGAACTTGGGGATCGCGGCTATCCGATCCACATCGGTGCGGGGCTGCTCACGCAATCGGCGCTGTACGCGCCGCACCTTACCGGCCGCATTGCGCTGGTGACCAACGATGTCGTCGCGCCGCTGTACGCCGATCGACTGCTCGCGAGCCTCGGTCCGGCCGGGAGCGATGCGATTCGCGTGATCCTTCCCGACGGCGAGGCGCGCAAGGACTGGTCCAGCCTCGAGCGCATCTATGCCGCATTGCTGGCCGAGAGCGCGGATCGCAAGACCGTTGTCATCGCGCTCGGCGGCGGCGTGGTGGGCGATGTCGCGGGATTTGCGGCCGCCACCTACCAGCGCGGCATCGCGTGTATTCAGGTGCCCACGACACTGCTCGCCCAGGTCGATTCCTCCGTCGGCGGCAAAACGGCGATCAACCATCCGCTGGGCAAGAACATGATCGGCGCGTTCCACCAGCCGCGAGTCGTGATCGCCGATACCGCCACGCTCGCGACACTCCCGCCACGCGAGTTCGCCGCGGGGCTGGCGGAAGTCGCGAAGCACGGCGCCATTCGCGATCTCGAGTTCCTGGCGTGGATCGAAGCGAATGTCGCCGCGCTCGTCGCACGCGATCCGGTCGCCCTGGAACACGCGATCCGTCGTTCGTGCGAAATCAAGGCGGCGATCGTCGCGCAAGACGAGCGCGAGACCGGCGTGCGCGCGTTGCTCAACTTCGGGCATACCTTCGGTCACGCCATCGAGTCAGCGCTCGGACACGGAACCTGGCTCCATGGCGAGGCGGTTGCGGCCGGCATGGTGCTCGCCGCACGCCTTTCGGCGCGGATCGGCCGCATCGCCGAAGCCGACGTGCAGCGGCTCGAACACCTGCTCGCCGCGCTGGGATTGCCGGTCAAGGCGCCCGCGATCACGCCGGAACGCTGGATGGAATTCATGGGGCGCGACAAGAAGAACCAGGGCGGTCGCATCACCTTCGTGCTCCTCGATGCACTGGGCCGCGCGTCCGTGGTGCGCGACGCACCGGATAGCGCGCTTCGCGAGGTCCTCGCCGCGGCCTAG
- a CDS encoding shikimate kinase, producing MNIFLIGMMGAGKTTVGRALAKRLGLPFIDTDRALVERTGAPIATIFDLEGEGGFRRRESAMLAEVSQGEDAVVATGGGAVLAEENREVMRAHGTVVYLRARLEFLWDRTKRDTNRPLLATADPRATLAQILEHREPLYLACAHLIVDTGTQSAATLAGRVATALKRHEEATRKSA from the coding sequence ATGAACATTTTCCTCATCGGCATGATGGGCGCCGGCAAGACCACCGTCGGGCGCGCTCTCGCGAAGCGCCTCGGGCTCCCCTTCATCGACACGGACCGCGCGCTCGTCGAGCGCACCGGCGCGCCGATCGCGACCATCTTCGACCTGGAGGGCGAGGGGGGTTTCCGCAGGCGCGAATCGGCGATGCTCGCGGAGGTTTCACAGGGCGAGGACGCCGTGGTGGCCACGGGAGGCGGTGCCGTGCTCGCCGAGGAGAATCGCGAAGTGATGCGCGCCCATGGAACGGTGGTCTACCTGCGGGCGCGGCTCGAATTCCTCTGGGACCGGACGAAGCGAGATACGAACCGGCCCCTGCTCGCCACGGCGGATCCGCGCGCGACCCTGGCCCAGATCCTGGAGCACCGCGAGCCCCTGTACCTCGCCTGCGCCCACCTCATCGTCGATACCGGCACGCAGAGCGCGGCAACGCTCGCGGGGCGCGTCGCAACGGCCCTCAAGCGCCATGAAGAAGCGACAAGGAAGTCGGCGTGA